The following are from one region of the Microtus ochrogaster isolate Prairie Vole_2 chromosome 17, MicOch1.0, whole genome shotgun sequence genome:
- the LOC101984101 gene encoding serine protease 55-like codes for MVNSRGKLEVVAVNVSVVMGTKTFSDINLERKQVQKIIAHKDYKPPHLDSDLCLLLLATPVQFNKVKMPICLPQQESSWDRCWMAEWASTHGHGSTRGLNMHLTKLRVVRISWKACAKRVTQLSRKMLCAWKEGGTNGKCQGDSGAPMVCANWETRRLFQVGVFSWGVTSGSRGRPGMFVSVAQFIPWILEETQREGRALNLSKASRSPLTRVSPCPIWLSVGSQILLAAMFAGDKSNC; via the exons ATGGTGAATTCCCGTGGCAA ATTAGAAGTGGTAGCGGTGAACGTCTCTGTAGTCATGGGAACCAAGACCTTCAGCGACATCAACTTGGAGAGGAAACAGGTGCAGAAGATTATTGCTCACAAAGATTACAAGCCACCCCACCTTGACAGCGacctctgcctgctcctgcttgCCACGCCAGTCCAATTCAATAAGGTCAAAATGCCCATCTGCCTGCCGCAGCAGGAGAGTTCCTGGGATCGGTGCTGGATGGCAGAGTGGGCGTCTACTCATGGCCACG GCTCAACCAGAGGCTTAAACATGCACCTGACGAAGCTGAGGGTGGTTCGGATTAGCTGGAAAGCATGCGCCAAGAGGGTGACTCAGCTCTCCAGGAAGATGCTTTGTgcctggaaggaaggaggcacCAATGGCAAGTGCCAG GGAGACAGTGGGGCACCCATGGTCTGTGCTAACTGGGAGACTCGGAGGCTCTTTCAAGTGGGTGTCTTCAGCTGGGGCGTAACCTCGGGCTCCAGGGGGAGACCtggtatgtttgtgtctgtggctCAGTTTATTCCATGGATCCTGGAGGAGACgcaaagggaaggaagagccCTCAACCTCTCCAAAGCCTCGCGAAGCCCCTTGACTCGCGTTTCACCATGCCCCATATGGCTAAGCGTGGGGTCTCAAAtactgcttgctgccatgtttgCAGGGGATAAATCAAACTGCTAA